A single Balneola sp. DNA region contains:
- a CDS encoding OmpA family protein: MKSISSKIFLFVLITGLLTASCDSLSKTAKGTAIGATAGALAGALIGKAAGNTTTGAIAGAAVGGATGAVIGNYMDRQSREIEEDLEGAKVERVGEGIKVTFDSGILFEVNSYELSDASKEEIAKLSEILQKYEDTNIMFGGYTDDTGREEYNLELSEKRATAVAEYTAFTGVDATRMTITGFGESDPVADNTTVEGRAQNRRVEVAIWANDKLKEAAEKGDIE, from the coding sequence ATGAAATCAATTTCGTCAAAAATCTTTTTATTCGTGCTAATTACTGGATTGCTGACAGCTTCATGTGATTCGCTAAGTAAAACGGCCAAGGGAACAGCTATAGGAGCTACTGCAGGGGCGCTAGCCGGAGCTTTAATTGGAAAAGCGGCAGGCAATACCACTACCGGGGCAATAGCAGGTGCAGCAGTTGGTGGCGCTACCGGAGCTGTAATTGGCAACTATATGGATCGTCAATCCAGAGAGATAGAAGAAGATCTTGAAGGTGCTAAAGTTGAACGAGTAGGTGAAGGAATCAAAGTTACTTTTGATTCAGGAATCTTGTTCGAAGTTAATTCCTATGAATTAAGTGATGCTTCAAAAGAAGAAATCGCTAAGCTTTCTGAAATCCTCCAAAAATATGAAGACACTAACATTATGTTTGGTGGCTATACTGACGATACTGGTAGAGAGGAATATAACCTTGAGCTGTCTGAAAAAAGAGCTACAGCCGTAGCCGAATACACGGCATTCACTGGTGTTGATGCTACAAGGATGACTATTACAGGTTTCGGGGAATCTGACCCAGTTGCTGATAACACTACAGTAGAAGGTCGTGCTCAGAACCGTCGCGTTGAAGTAGCCATTTGGGCTAACGACAAACTAAAAGAAGCTGCTGAGAAAGGCGATATCGAATAA
- a CDS encoding ABC transporter ATP-binding protein produces the protein MSNILQVENLVREFKSGSKKLTVVNNINFEITEGTSCAIVGPSGSGKTTLLGLCAGLDRPTSGEVILKGISLNPLSEDERASVRNEHVGFVFQTFQLVPTLTAVENVMVPLELRGEATKKVRERAIELLSEVGLGDRTHHYPTQLSGGEQQRVAIARAFINEPKILFADEPTGNLDTETGEHIEQLIFDLNKKEKTTLILVTHDLELAAKCQRIIKIKNGQVDEDILTSEKEVVAG, from the coding sequence GTGTCGAATATACTTCAGGTGGAGAACCTGGTTCGTGAGTTTAAAAGCGGTTCAAAAAAACTAACCGTAGTTAACAATATCAATTTTGAAATAACCGAAGGTACTTCATGTGCTATTGTAGGACCTTCAGGTAGTGGTAAAACAACTCTTTTGGGCCTTTGTGCTGGATTAGATCGTCCCACATCAGGAGAAGTTATACTTAAAGGAATCTCATTAAACCCTCTTTCCGAAGATGAAAGAGCTTCAGTACGAAATGAACATGTGGGCTTTGTATTCCAGACCTTTCAATTAGTACCAACGCTTACCGCTGTTGAAAATGTGATGGTGCCACTAGAACTGAGAGGCGAGGCTACCAAAAAAGTTCGTGAAAGAGCTATTGAGCTATTATCGGAAGTTGGTTTAGGTGACAGAACTCACCACTACCCTACTCAACTTTCAGGTGGGGAACAACAGCGTGTAGCAATTGCTCGTGCTTTTATAAATGAGCCAAAAATACTTTTCGCTGATGAACCCACCGGTAACCTTGATACCGAAACCGGTGAGCATATTGAACAACTCATATTTGATCTCAATAAAAAGGAAAAGACTACCCTAATACTAGTTACCCACGATCTCGAACTAGCGGCCAAATGCCAGCGAATTATCAAGATCAAGAATGGACAAGTTGACGAAGACATCCTTACTTCAGAAAAAGAAGTGGTGGCTGGATGA
- a CDS encoding DUF541 domain-containing protein produces the protein MTATEYIEADLVIFNININAEGKSPQEAFNTHKKRERVLAELLKEFEIKDEDIRFQPISINKRYRNDNRSQVSMTNQQVSVTFGNFDIYEEIQVTLIENGFDSFNGSFSSTQLQQGKDKALIKAIESAKQKAQLIASTTGVPLGEVITINYSDYMVSTPITLRGTNSLMVETADASMMDFEQSVSVTASISIEFGIN, from the coding sequence ATGACGGCTACGGAATATATTGAAGCAGATTTGGTCATATTTAACATCAACATCAATGCGGAAGGCAAAAGCCCACAAGAAGCCTTCAATACACATAAAAAACGAGAACGTGTGTTAGCTGAGCTATTGAAAGAATTTGAAATCAAAGATGAGGATATCAGATTCCAACCCATTAGTATTAATAAGCGATACAGAAATGACAACCGATCTCAAGTTTCAATGACGAATCAACAGGTATCTGTCACATTCGGCAATTTTGATATTTATGAAGAGATCCAAGTAACGCTTATTGAAAATGGCTTTGATAGTTTTAACGGCAGCTTTTCAAGTACCCAATTGCAGCAAGGAAAAGACAAAGCCCTGATTAAAGCTATTGAAAGTGCAAAACAAAAAGCTCAGCTCATAGCTAGTACAACAGGAGTTCCTTTAGGAGAGGTAATTACAATCAATTATTCAGACTATATGGTCTCCACACCTATAACATTGCGTGGCACTAATAGCTTAATGGTTGAAACTGCAGATGCTTCCATGATGGATTTCGAACAATCTGTTTCAGTTACAGCTTCTATTTCTATAGAATTCGGGATTAATTAA
- a CDS encoding SGNH/GDSL hydrolase family protein gives MNFIFKKIPVSTPTNNLKSIPLSSLRIFPALILSILFLGSCTQSTEKKQPHDQNKPVRYLALGDSYTIGESVPEPERWPNQLADSLRVAGLFVEEVSIIARTGWTTAELQQGIEEEEPLSEYDLVSLLIGVNNQYRGYDLNIYRKEFKELLQQAIGFARGNKEKVFVVSIPNYGVTPFGQSRGEERIRQELLIYDAIADSIASTFDIPFVNISPISEWAKDDPSLIAEDELHPSGEMYSLWVKEMIPTVREILSEQ, from the coding sequence ATGAATTTTATTTTCAAGAAAATTCCAGTATCTACTCCGACTAATAATTTAAAATCGATCCCCTTGTCTTCGCTAAGAATTTTCCCAGCACTTATACTATCCATACTTTTTTTAGGAAGTTGTACTCAATCTACTGAAAAAAAACAGCCACACGATCAAAATAAACCAGTAAGATATCTGGCTCTTGGAGATTCTTATACCATTGGTGAGTCAGTACCAGAACCCGAAAGGTGGCCAAACCAATTGGCTGATTCTCTGCGCGTTGCGGGGTTATTTGTGGAAGAGGTAAGCATAATAGCAAGAACCGGTTGGACAACTGCTGAACTGCAGCAAGGAATTGAAGAAGAGGAACCGCTTTCGGAATATGATCTTGTTTCCTTGCTAATCGGAGTAAACAATCAATACCGAGGATATGATTTAAATATTTACAGGAAAGAGTTCAAAGAACTTCTTCAGCAGGCAATTGGTTTTGCCAGAGGCAACAAAGAAAAAGTATTTGTGGTATCAATCCCAAATTACGGTGTTACCCCTTTTGGCCAATCCAGAGGAGAAGAACGTATCAGACAAGAGCTACTTATTTATGACGCCATTGCTGATTCAATTGCTTCTACCTTTGACATCCCTTTTGTAAATATTTCACCAATTTCGGAATGGGCGAAAGATGATCCATCACTTATAGCTGAAGATGAATTACATCCATCCGGAGAGATGTATAGCCTTTGGGTTAAGGAAATGATCCCTACCGTTAGAGAAATCTTATCAGAACAATAG
- a CDS encoding arylesterase — MYRILIFFLLISIPAYGQQEEKKTILIFGDSIAAGFGVEPNQAFPAIIQEKIDSLGLPYEVINGGLSGETSAGGLRRINWVLQRKVDVMILELGGNDGLRGIDLTSTKENLQKIIDNALNKYPDMEILIAGMQVPPNLGIEYTNEFQNLYPDLAEKNDLTLIPLILDKVGGIDKFMQPDQIHPNAAGHRVVAGTVWETLGPVIMN; from the coding sequence ATGTATCGCATTCTTATCTTTTTTTTACTGATTTCAATTCCGGCTTACGGACAACAAGAGGAGAAAAAAACTATTCTCATTTTTGGGGATAGTATAGCAGCTGGATTTGGGGTAGAACCAAATCAGGCTTTTCCGGCAATTATCCAGGAAAAAATTGACTCCCTAGGATTACCATATGAAGTGATCAATGGAGGGTTAAGCGGAGAAACTTCAGCGGGAGGACTGAGGAGAATAAACTGGGTATTACAGCGAAAAGTAGATGTTATGATTCTTGAGCTGGGTGGTAATGATGGTTTGAGGGGTATTGATTTAACCTCTACAAAAGAAAACCTGCAAAAAATCATTGATAATGCATTAAATAAATATCCGGATATGGAAATACTGATCGCAGGAATGCAGGTTCCACCAAACCTGGGAATTGAGTATACAAACGAGTTTCAAAACCTATACCCTGATTTAGCAGAAAAGAACGATCTAACGTTGATCCCATTAATTCTAGACAAAGTGGGAGGGATCGATAAGTTTATGCAGCCAGACCAAATTCATCCGAATGCTGCTGGCCATAGAGTAGTTGCTGGTACAGTATGGGAGACGTTAGGCCCAGTAATTATGAATTAG
- a CDS encoding FtsX-like permease family protein — protein sequence MAAIIVGVAAQVAITSFRVNLNSSINEQAKELLGADLEVERNAEFQPELQAYLDSIAVDQSNSLAFSSMALFPKTGATRLSQITAMEDGFPYYGEIETVPPNAASTYLEEYGALVDQTILTQLELAPGDSIKVGFLTYEITGAIVEIPGQSTAASFFGPRVIIPLEGVENTGLLERGSRLEYEAYIKYKEGVDPEAVVKRLDVMNDVMDFRFDDIEERREEVGEAISLLSNFLNLIGFIALLLGGIGVASSIFVYIRQKINTVAVLRCVGASSNQTMMIYLIQAMFMGFIGALIGAVLGTVVQLYLPVLVQDFIPVDIELFISWGSVLTGVVTGVIISVIFALLPLVAVRKISPLFTLRSSEVNLSRLLGFGTKLLLSLIIGSSITGYAWFMLNDLVGALFFTGGFTICLLLLGGFAVLVMRVSRKFMPSGWSYEWRQGLANLYRPNNQTSTLLLTFGLGVTLISSLYLTQDMLLGTIDFEGEDELPNLALFDIQYDQNEGVNSIISDNGLEIMQNVPIVTMRLQSIQGNTLEEILADTSRQARRWALTREYRSTYRDSLVETETLESGEFIPRVPDFNAPVPISVEVGLMDDLAIELGDSIIWDVQGIPIESYVASIRTVNWQTPQPNFFVVFPAGVLEPAPQFFATTIRTTSREISVSLQQQIVQAYPNVSAIDVGQIVSTITDFLDRVTFVIQFIGLFSIITGLIVLAGSAATSRFQRIREGVLLRTLGAKQRQVVKIQIIEYALLGTIAAFLGLFLSVGASSLLSFFYFDIEFTPSFSILITEAIILVLLVLTIGMLNTRGIHQRPPLEILREEAA from the coding sequence ATGGCTGCCATTATAGTTGGTGTAGCTGCTCAGGTTGCCATCACTTCATTTAGAGTAAATTTAAACTCAAGTATCAACGAACAAGCTAAAGAACTTCTTGGGGCTGATCTCGAGGTTGAGCGAAATGCTGAATTCCAACCTGAATTACAGGCTTATTTAGATTCTATTGCTGTCGATCAATCTAATTCCCTTGCCTTTTCATCAATGGCATTGTTTCCTAAAACCGGAGCAACAAGGTTATCCCAAATAACCGCTATGGAAGATGGATTCCCTTATTATGGAGAAATTGAAACGGTTCCACCAAATGCAGCGAGCACCTATCTGGAGGAGTATGGAGCTTTAGTTGATCAAACCATTTTAACCCAACTTGAATTGGCACCCGGTGATTCTATCAAAGTTGGTTTTTTAACTTATGAAATAACAGGTGCTATTGTTGAAATTCCCGGGCAATCAACAGCGGCTTCTTTTTTTGGACCCCGGGTTATTATTCCCTTAGAAGGAGTTGAAAACACCGGATTATTGGAGAGAGGTAGTCGCCTCGAATATGAAGCCTATATAAAATACAAAGAAGGTGTAGATCCTGAAGCTGTAGTAAAGCGGCTTGATGTGATGAATGATGTCATGGATTTCAGGTTTGATGATATTGAAGAACGACGAGAAGAAGTAGGTGAGGCAATATCTCTTCTTTCTAACTTCTTAAACCTGATAGGATTTATAGCTCTCTTGCTTGGAGGTATCGGTGTTGCAAGCTCTATTTTTGTATACATCCGTCAAAAGATTAACACCGTTGCGGTTCTACGGTGCGTTGGTGCTTCTTCAAATCAAACCATGATGATTTACCTGATTCAGGCAATGTTTATGGGATTTATTGGAGCTTTGATCGGAGCGGTACTAGGAACCGTTGTCCAGCTTTATTTACCTGTTCTGGTCCAGGATTTTATTCCAGTGGATATAGAGCTGTTTATTTCTTGGGGTTCTGTGTTAACAGGAGTGGTAACAGGGGTAATTATATCTGTGATATTCGCACTATTACCACTAGTTGCTGTTCGTAAAATCTCTCCCCTTTTTACGTTAAGATCGTCTGAGGTAAATCTTTCCAGACTTTTAGGTTTTGGGACTAAGCTGCTACTCTCCTTGATCATTGGTTCCTCTATAACCGGCTATGCATGGTTTATGCTTAATGATCTTGTTGGTGCTTTGTTCTTTACCGGAGGCTTTACCATCTGCCTGTTATTGCTTGGAGGTTTTGCAGTACTTGTGATGAGAGTATCTCGCAAATTTATGCCTTCCGGATGGAGTTATGAATGGAGACAAGGACTGGCAAACCTATACCGTCCAAACAATCAGACCAGCACCTTACTTCTTACCTTCGGATTAGGAGTTACATTAATCAGCTCCCTTTATCTGACTCAGGATATGCTTTTAGGCACGATTGATTTCGAAGGTGAAGATGAATTGCCTAACCTTGCATTATTTGATATTCAGTACGATCAAAATGAAGGTGTAAATTCTATTATTTCTGATAATGGCCTGGAAATCATGCAGAATGTTCCAATTGTAACAATGAGGTTGCAATCCATTCAAGGGAATACGCTAGAAGAAATTCTAGCAGATACCTCTCGTCAAGCCAGGCGATGGGCGTTAACCCGAGAATACCGTTCAACCTATAGAGATTCATTAGTTGAGACTGAAACTCTGGAGTCGGGAGAGTTTATTCCAAGAGTACCCGACTTTAATGCGCCTGTTCCTATATCAGTAGAAGTAGGATTGATGGATGACCTGGCTATTGAGCTTGGAGATTCGATAATCTGGGATGTGCAAGGCATTCCAATTGAAAGCTATGTAGCAAGTATCAGGACTGTAAACTGGCAAACTCCGCAGCCTAATTTCTTTGTTGTGTTTCCAGCTGGTGTATTAGAACCAGCTCCTCAATTCTTTGCTACTACGATTAGGACTACAAGTAGGGAAATTTCAGTAAGTTTGCAGCAACAAATTGTTCAGGCCTACCCTAATGTATCTGCTATTGATGTAGGCCAAATCGTAAGTACAATAACTGATTTCCTCGACCGGGTTACCTTTGTAATACAGTTTATTGGACTGTTTAGCATTATAACCGGATTGATCGTTCTCGCGGGTTCAGCCGCTACAAGCAGATTCCAGCGCATTCGTGAAGGTGTTCTTTTAAGAACTCTTGGAGCAAAACAAAGACAGGTAGTGAAAATCCAGATTATTGAATATGCACTATTGGGAACTATTGCTGCTTTTTTGGGACTGTTCCTTTCCGTAGGCGCCAGTTCTTTGCTAAGCTTCTTCTATTTTGATATTGAGTTCACACCCAGCTTTTCAATCCTGATTACAGAGGCCATTATTCTTGTGCTTTTGGTTCTTACCATTGGAATGCTCAATACCCGTGGAATTCATCAACGACCTCCTCTGGAAATTCTTAGAGAAGAAGCAGCCTAA
- a CDS encoding aminoglycoside phosphotransferase — MIISENKEMEAKFRASFQNGFFLCKELPLEVGQYLKFQGWLNENDSLVSLSIPGEGNMNYVLRAEFRESPSIILKQARPWVEKYPHFEAPTERGRVEKQFLEVVSVFEEVAPYVPSLIGYDPQSNILALEDLKGAHDMMRIYFEDKSIAEEEISQVIEFANRLSTVELDQAFPENLDMRRLNHQHIFDLPFQADNGFGLDTIQPGLEELSKSLKLDETLKKKVKLLGDVYLAKGTQLLHGDLYPGSILTSSSNLYVIDPEFSFLGPKEWDIAVFIAHLILAKTDPELVNNAIDNYEKPNGFDMLQFCGFIGVEIIRRLIGIAQLPLSLTLDEKEKLLVEASTLINRGF, encoded by the coding sequence GTGATTATTAGTGAGAATAAAGAAATGGAAGCTAAATTTAGGGCTAGCTTTCAAAACGGTTTTTTTCTTTGTAAAGAATTACCACTCGAAGTAGGACAGTATCTAAAATTTCAGGGTTGGCTAAATGAAAATGACAGCTTAGTCTCATTAAGCATACCTGGAGAGGGGAATATGAATTATGTGCTTCGTGCCGAATTCAGAGAGTCTCCATCAATCATACTAAAACAGGCTCGACCCTGGGTCGAAAAGTATCCCCATTTCGAAGCTCCCACTGAAAGGGGAAGGGTTGAAAAACAATTTTTAGAAGTAGTATCCGTATTTGAAGAAGTGGCTCCTTACGTACCCTCTTTGATTGGATATGATCCACAAAGCAATATACTTGCTCTAGAGGATCTTAAAGGTGCTCATGATATGATGCGTATCTATTTCGAGGACAAAAGTATTGCAGAGGAAGAAATTAGCCAAGTTATTGAGTTTGCCAATCGATTGTCGACTGTGGAGTTGGATCAGGCTTTCCCTGAAAACCTTGACATGAGGAGGTTAAACCACCAACACATTTTTGATTTACCGTTCCAGGCCGACAATGGCTTTGGCTTGGATACCATCCAACCCGGCTTGGAAGAGCTTTCAAAGTCGCTGAAACTAGACGAAACACTCAAGAAAAAAGTAAAACTGCTTGGTGATGTTTATCTGGCAAAGGGAACACAGTTACTACATGGTGATTTATATCCCGGAAGTATCCTTACTTCTTCTTCGAATTTGTATGTAATAGATCCTGAGTTTTCTTTTTTAGGGCCTAAGGAATGGGACATAGCAGTATTTATTGCTCATCTCATTTTAGCAAAAACGGATCCTGAACTCGTAAATAACGCTATCGATAATTATGAAAAGCCAAATGGCTTTGACATGCTACAATTTTGTGGGTTTATAGGAGTAGAAATAATCAGAAGACTGATTGGAATTGCTCAGCTTCCTTTATCTTTAACCCTGGACGAAAAAGAAAAACTATTAGTTGAAGCATCGACGTTGATAAACCGAGGATTTTAA
- a CDS encoding DUF547 domain-containing protein, producing the protein MVHQLRKSLFLVFIVFFSCQMKEVEIHVQSLELSSELLLEVKRANSTDSLESMLASFDAETLQGELNTDTRKKAFWLNIYNAWYQIVADRYSYGLDSVFVKPLVPIAGDTLSFDEMEHAILRKKPGYDLNGFAVDSVDFRIHFALNCGAKSCPPIAFYDARKLDTQLEAATKLYLTLETDVDDINKEVRVTQLMEWFSVDFGGEEGIILVLNNYLEKDLTGYTIKYKTFDWTQQLENFLQ; encoded by the coding sequence ATGGTACATCAGTTAAGAAAATCTCTATTCCTCGTATTCATTGTATTCTTCTCCTGCCAAATGAAGGAAGTGGAAATACATGTTCAAAGTCTCGAATTGTCAAGTGAGCTTCTGCTTGAGGTAAAAAGAGCCAATTCTACCGATTCGTTAGAGTCCATGTTAGCAAGCTTTGATGCTGAGACACTACAAGGGGAACTGAATACGGATACCAGGAAAAAAGCCTTTTGGTTGAATATCTACAATGCGTGGTATCAGATAGTAGCAGATCGCTATTCCTATGGGCTGGATTCCGTATTTGTAAAGCCATTAGTTCCCATTGCCGGAGATACCCTTTCATTTGATGAAATGGAACATGCCATTTTAAGAAAAAAACCTGGCTATGATTTAAATGGCTTTGCCGTTGATTCAGTCGATTTCAGAATACATTTCGCTTTAAATTGTGGAGCAAAAAGCTGTCCACCAATAGCATTTTATGATGCCAGGAAACTTGATACTCAACTGGAGGCGGCAACCAAGCTATACTTAACTCTGGAAACGGATGTTGATGATATAAATAAAGAAGTTCGTGTTACCCAGCTAATGGAATGGTTCTCAGTAGACTTCGGGGGCGAAGAGGGAATTATACTCGTATTGAATAACTACCTGGAGAAGGACTTGACGGGATATACCATCAAATATAAAACGTTTGATTGGACTCAGCAGCTGGAAAACTTTTTGCAATAA
- a CDS encoding PIG-L family deacetylase, with protein MKKIVCLFLLLFSINAYGQEQLDYEPKILLVTAHPDDDVIFSATVWKTTQLLNGTVDLALLTNGEGGYRYSTLGNYVYGLELDKEEIGRAHLPTIRKKELIAGGDIMGIRNYFFFDQQDFYYTQDVEETLQKWDTEFSIKKLHSIMQEEDYDFLFLMLPFDQFHGHHKAATVLALEAMGLLPEENRPIALQAFVRRGQDDPGVEFTVMEGYPITKVMEGVTFEFDRNQTFGFNDRMNYNIIANWVIAEHKSQGTMQLLSQNSTGIIEQYWYVEMNGTSGLEKTRRFFEVINAVQPD; from the coding sequence ATGAAAAAGATTGTATGCTTATTCTTATTACTATTTTCTATCAACGCTTATGGTCAAGAGCAACTAGATTATGAACCCAAAATACTATTGGTAACCGCACACCCGGATGATGACGTAATTTTTTCTGCAACTGTTTGGAAGACTACACAACTCCTGAACGGAACTGTCGACCTAGCCCTTTTGACAAATGGGGAGGGAGGATATCGATATTCTACACTAGGTAATTATGTGTATGGTTTGGAATTAGATAAAGAAGAGATTGGTAGGGCTCACTTGCCAACAATTCGTAAGAAAGAGTTGATTGCTGGTGGTGATATCATGGGGATACGTAATTATTTCTTCTTCGATCAGCAGGATTTTTATTACACACAGGATGTAGAAGAGACGCTCCAGAAATGGGACACTGAGTTTTCGATTAAAAAACTACATAGCATTATGCAAGAGGAGGACTATGATTTTCTATTCTTAATGCTTCCTTTTGATCAGTTTCATGGGCATCATAAAGCTGCTACGGTATTGGCACTAGAAGCAATGGGGTTACTTCCGGAAGAAAATCGGCCAATTGCTCTACAAGCTTTTGTAAGAAGGGGGCAGGATGATCCTGGTGTTGAGTTCACAGTAATGGAGGGATATCCCATTACAAAAGTAATGGAAGGGGTAACGTTCGAGTTTGACCGCAACCAAACCTTTGGTTTTAATGACAGGATGAACTATAACATTATCGCCAACTGGGTAATTGCTGAACATAAATCCCAGGGAACTATGCAACTGTTATCTCAGAACAGTACAGGTATTATTGAGCAGTACTGGTATGTAGAAATGAACGGCACCAGCGGACTAGAGAAAACCCGCCGGTTTTTTGAAGTAATTAATGCAGTCCAGCCTGATTAA
- a CDS encoding DNA-binding response regulator — translation MAVIGIVEDNKKIRDLIQRYLDMQEGLECPVATDTVEEMLEFLEEHENPDVLLMDIQLPGMSGIKGMEIIKAKYPEIDIIMLTVYHDSHKIFDSLKAGASGYLLKHTSLPEIKESIETLLKGGAPMSPQIARKVITHFNEQAPKKNEDSMLTSREQDIVNGLVDGLSYKMIADRFDISIDTVRAHIRNIYKKLHVNSKAEVIAKSLRGEI, via the coding sequence ATGGCAGTAATAGGGATTGTAGAAGACAACAAAAAAATCAGGGATTTAATCCAGCGATATTTAGATATGCAGGAAGGTTTAGAATGTCCGGTTGCAACAGATACTGTGGAGGAAATGCTGGAGTTTCTTGAAGAACATGAAAACCCGGATGTGCTTCTGATGGATATACAACTTCCAGGCATGTCGGGTATAAAAGGGATGGAAATTATCAAAGCTAAATACCCTGAAATAGATATCATCATGCTCACGGTGTATCACGATTCTCATAAGATTTTTGATTCGCTTAAAGCGGGAGCTTCAGGGTACTTGCTAAAGCATACATCTCTGCCTGAAATAAAGGAATCTATCGAAACGCTGTTGAAGGGTGGTGCTCCAATGTCTCCGCAAATAGCTCGCAAAGTAATTACCCATTTCAATGAGCAAGCTCCGAAAAAGAATGAAGACAGCATGCTGACTTCCAGAGAGCAGGATATTGTAAATGGGCTGGTAGACGGGCTTAGCTACAAAATGATTGCTGATAGGTTTGATATTTCAATAGATACAGTACGGGCACATATTCGAAATATCTACAAAAAGCTCCACGTTAACTCAAAGGCAGAAGTAATTGCGAAATCGCTCCGAGGTGAAATTTAA